Proteins encoded within one genomic window of Schaalia sp. HMT-172:
- the serB gene encoding phosphoserine phosphatase SerB produces the protein MSSTHRIDEPGAPLLFASGAPGLVVTDVDSTLISQEVIEELAEAAGTRQRVAEITSRAMNGELDFAESLRERVATLAGVSASVFADVLTSITPTPGARKLIDAVHAAGGRFGVVSGGFEEVVAPLAASLGIDYYAANRLEVVDGALTGRVLGRIVTSQVKVECLRQWASSLGVPMERTVAIGDGANDIPMMNEAGVGIAFCAKPAVREQVTVQLNVPDLSLAIAPLGLSLA, from the coding sequence GTGAGCTCCACTCACCGTATCGATGAGCCGGGTGCACCGCTGCTATTTGCTAGCGGGGCACCCGGCCTCGTCGTCACCGACGTCGATTCGACGCTCATCAGCCAGGAGGTGATCGAGGAACTGGCCGAGGCCGCGGGCACGCGCCAACGGGTCGCCGAGATTACCTCGCGCGCGATGAACGGCGAGCTTGATTTCGCCGAGTCCCTGCGTGAGAGGGTCGCAACCCTCGCGGGAGTGTCCGCCTCCGTTTTCGCCGACGTCCTCACCTCGATCACGCCGACGCCGGGCGCGCGCAAGCTGATCGACGCCGTGCACGCGGCCGGGGGTCGATTCGGGGTCGTCTCCGGGGGCTTCGAGGAGGTCGTCGCCCCCCTGGCGGCCTCCCTGGGCATCGACTATTACGCGGCCAACCGCCTGGAGGTGGTCGACGGCGCGCTCACGGGCCGAGTCCTCGGGCGCATCGTGACCTCACAGGTCAAGGTCGAGTGCCTGCGCCAGTGGGCCTCGTCCCTGGGGGTGCCGATGGAGCGCACGGTCGCGATCGGGGACGGAGCCAACGACATCCCCATGATGAACGAGGCCGGGGTCGGTATCGCTTTCTGCGCGAAGCCCGCGGTGCGCGAGCAGGTGACGGTCCAGCTCAACGTGCCGGATCTGTCCCTGGCGATCGCGCCGCTGGGCCTGTCCCTGGCCTAG
- a CDS encoding NfeD family protein — protein sequence MWWVWILAALVCGIIEVMSVSFVFLMFAIGALAAGIAGALGASVTIQVIVFVVVTVALLAGLRPFLKGRIDRSAGDVRTNTDALIGKTGYVTEVVGERHGRIQFSGGEWSARTEGASIPVGAEVRVDRIDGATAVVSAVEPTQLAPTHPYAGPAS from the coding sequence ATGTGGTGGGTATGGATCCTTGCCGCCCTCGTGTGCGGCATCATCGAGGTCATGAGCGTCAGCTTCGTGTTCCTCATGTTCGCGATCGGCGCCTTGGCGGCCGGCATCGCAGGTGCCCTGGGCGCCAGCGTGACGATTCAGGTGATCGTCTTCGTCGTCGTGACGGTGGCGCTTCTGGCCGGTCTACGTCCCTTCCTGAAGGGGCGTATCGATCGATCTGCGGGTGACGTGCGCACGAACACCGACGCACTGATCGGTAAGACCGGGTACGTCACCGAGGTCGTGGGCGAGCGACACGGACGCATCCAGTTTTCGGGCGGCGAGTGGAGCGCGCGCACCGAGGGCGCGTCTATCCCGGTGGGAGCCGAGGTGCGCGTCGATCGCATTGACGGCGCGACCGCCGTCGTGAGCGCCGTCGAGCCCACGCAGCTCGCCCCCACGCACCCCTATGCCGGCCCCGCGTCCTGA
- a CDS encoding NUDIX hydrolase: MSALDWPLDADGYPHREAARVLLFDDTGRVLLAMGHDEDQPERSWWFTIGGGIEAGEDPRAAAVREVYEETGLRLCPDDLVGPVLYRTAEFDFLALTARQDEWFFIARAPSTALSRDGWTELERSVIDTQRWWDIDEASATIDGEIYPAQILRYARAWKDGWDGKLIELTDTREP, translated from the coding sequence ATGAGCGCACTCGACTGGCCGCTGGACGCGGACGGCTACCCCCACCGGGAGGCCGCCCGCGTCCTCCTGTTCGACGACACAGGCAGGGTGCTCCTGGCAATGGGGCACGACGAGGACCAGCCGGAACGGTCCTGGTGGTTCACGATCGGAGGCGGCATCGAGGCGGGGGAGGACCCTCGCGCGGCCGCCGTGCGCGAGGTCTACGAGGAAACGGGCCTGCGCCTGTGCCCCGATGACCTGGTCGGTCCCGTCCTGTATCGCACCGCCGAATTCGATTTCCTGGCGCTCACCGCGCGCCAGGACGAGTGGTTTTTCATCGCCCGGGCCCCCTCCACTGCGCTGAGCAGGGACGGGTGGACCGAGCTCGAACGCTCCGTCATCGACACCCAACGCTGGTGGGACATCGACGAAGCCTCGGCAACCATCGACGGGGAGATCTATCCCGCGCAGATCCTGAGGTACGCCAGGGCGTGGAAAGATGGCTGGGACGGAAAGCTCATCGAGCTGACCGACACCCGCGAACCGTAA
- a CDS encoding SPFH domain-containing protein, producing the protein MRSADLIGNIALVVIFALIVFVVVSLVRAVRIVPQSQAYVVERLGRYQAVMRGGFHLLVPFVDRVAARIDLREQVANFPPQPVITADQAMVSIDSVIYFQITDPRNATYEVANFLQAIEQLTATTLRNLIGSLDLEQTQTSRESINKQLRGVLDEATGPWGIRVTRVELKSIEPPPRVLAAMEQQITAERTKRATILTAEAEREAQIKKAEGAKQAAVLAASAQQEAQVLQAKGQKEALILQAEGARQAQILRAQGESEAIQTVFAAINAGKATPELLSYKYLEMLPKIADGQASKLWMLPSDLTGALESISKGFNLGK; encoded by the coding sequence ATGAGATCCGCTGACCTCATCGGCAACATTGCCCTGGTCGTTATCTTTGCCCTCATCGTTTTCGTCGTGGTCTCGCTGGTCCGCGCGGTGCGCATTGTCCCGCAGTCGCAAGCCTACGTTGTTGAGCGCCTCGGACGATACCAGGCGGTCATGCGAGGTGGCTTCCACCTGTTGGTTCCCTTCGTGGACCGCGTCGCCGCCCGCATCGACCTGCGTGAGCAGGTCGCGAACTTCCCGCCCCAGCCGGTCATCACGGCCGACCAGGCGATGGTCTCGATCGACTCGGTGATCTACTTCCAGATCACCGATCCGCGCAACGCGACCTACGAAGTCGCGAATTTCCTGCAGGCGATCGAGCAGTTGACCGCGACCACGCTGCGTAACCTGATCGGTTCCCTCGACCTCGAGCAGACGCAGACCTCGCGCGAGTCCATCAACAAGCAGCTGCGCGGCGTCCTCGATGAGGCGACGGGCCCGTGGGGCATCCGCGTGACCCGCGTCGAGCTCAAGTCGATCGAGCCGCCGCCGCGAGTCCTGGCCGCCATGGAGCAGCAGATCACCGCCGAGCGCACCAAGCGCGCCACGATTCTGACCGCCGAGGCCGAGCGTGAGGCGCAGATCAAGAAGGCCGAGGGTGCTAAGCAAGCCGCCGTTCTGGCCGCTTCCGCCCAGCAGGAGGCTCAGGTGCTGCAGGCCAAGGGTCAGAAGGAAGCCCTGATCCTGCAGGCAGAGGGTGCCCGCCAAGCGCAGATCCTGCGCGCTCAGGGTGAGTCCGAGGCCATTCAGACGGTCTTTGCCGCGATCAACGCTGGCAAGGCCACGCCCGAGCTGCTCTCCTACAAGTACCTCGAGATGCTGCCGAAGATCGCCGACGGACAGGCGTCCAAGCTGTGGATGCTTCCCTCCGATCTCACCGGCGCACTGGAGTCCATCTCGAAGGGTTTCAACCTGGGCAAGTAG
- a CDS encoding PrsW family intramembrane metalloprotease, with protein sequence MTTRTLADGDTDMETTHWGGPGEDYRLSKISAAAISEDNGIGAPAPDDAAPVWQPPKAIHSFPWFEMVMTVIGVLGVIGLTLYMLTPEATGYFALVKTTLLALIPLVIVVGFLIRIDRWEPEPWKTKISVFLWGAGVATLSAGILNTALHHNIAYSTGDAQGASALSATFVAPLVEETLKGVVVLIVVLVRRTNINSVLDGVVYAGFSAAGFMFTEDILYFLRGEAEGTTNLIVLVVMRGIFSPFLHVMATSMTGIGLALALLKFKRGWSKAGIVAVFWVCAMGIHFLWNGSASYGGGWFLVLYAVVQVPAFIVWSVLLLRATRKEAEKIRTGLVPYVRTGWVLPGEVTMATDKRSRKAALKWAARGGRDAKKAMRSFLANLASLGLDQRLMAKHGPDPARIENDRQMLTEAADNRREFLRLTSIAEQQHDVSKAVSSRARAA encoded by the coding sequence ATGACGACACGCACACTGGCGGACGGGGATACTGACATGGAGACGACCCACTGGGGAGGGCCGGGCGAAGACTACCGCCTGAGCAAGATCAGCGCTGCTGCCATCAGTGAGGACAACGGCATCGGCGCGCCCGCCCCCGACGACGCCGCCCCCGTGTGGCAGCCGCCCAAGGCGATTCACTCGTTCCCATGGTTCGAGATGGTCATGACCGTCATCGGTGTCCTCGGTGTCATCGGCCTGACCCTGTACATGCTGACCCCCGAGGCCACGGGATACTTTGCGCTCGTCAAGACGACACTGCTGGCTCTCATCCCGCTGGTGATCGTCGTCGGGTTCCTCATCCGCATCGACCGCTGGGAACCCGAGCCCTGGAAGACGAAGATCTCGGTGTTCCTGTGGGGCGCCGGCGTTGCAACTCTGTCGGCCGGCATCCTCAACACCGCGCTGCATCACAACATCGCCTACTCGACCGGCGACGCGCAGGGGGCTTCCGCCCTGTCCGCGACCTTCGTCGCCCCGCTCGTCGAAGAGACGCTCAAGGGCGTCGTCGTGCTCATTGTGGTCCTCGTGCGGCGCACCAACATTAACTCCGTCCTGGACGGCGTCGTGTACGCCGGATTCTCGGCCGCTGGATTCATGTTCACCGAGGATATCCTCTACTTCCTGCGTGGCGAGGCCGAGGGCACGACCAACCTCATCGTCCTCGTCGTCATGCGCGGTATCTTCAGCCCCTTCCTGCACGTCATGGCCACGTCCATGACGGGTATCGGGCTGGCGCTGGCACTTCTCAAGTTCAAGCGCGGATGGTCCAAGGCGGGAATCGTCGCCGTGTTCTGGGTGTGCGCTATGGGGATCCACTTCCTGTGGAACGGCAGCGCCTCCTACGGGGGTGGCTGGTTCCTGGTCCTCTACGCTGTTGTTCAGGTGCCCGCGTTCATCGTGTGGTCCGTCCTGCTGCTGCGCGCGACACGCAAGGAAGCGGAGAAGATCCGCACCGGCCTGGTTCCCTACGTGCGTACCGGCTGGGTCTTGCCCGGCGAGGTCACGATGGCCACCGACAAGCGTTCCCGCAAGGCAGCCCTGAAGTGGGCGGCCCGTGGCGGTCGCGACGCCAAGAAAGCGATGCGTTCCTTCCTGGCCAACCTCGCCTCCCTCGGCCTCGACCAGCGCCTCATGGCCAAGCACGGGCCCGATCCCGCCCGCATCGAGAACGATCGACAGATGCTCACCGAGGCCGCCGACAACAGGCGTGAATTCCTGCGCCTAACCTCCATCGCCGAGCAGCAGCACGACGTCTCGAAGGCCGTCTCCTCGCGCGCCCGGGCAGCCTGA
- a CDS encoding PrsW family glutamic-type intramembrane protease: MTYNPQFPGPAPTGRAIPPQGNAGANTVPAPGAGQVPQPMAGATPPASGSRAPQVPVPAPSASAQSMSRYGGQAVPAPMQGQVPQPTQGTTPPARVPMGQQASPQFGQGAPTRASAQFGAPSAPDQAPRAAGNPFAPPGQSASEPGTPQASSASRASAPGAPAPGQFTPGFRSFVRSGPSMPGPGTAQYPQAAPQAAQVWVMPEPERKPLPVFEGVTIGAGAAMMLLGILGAILVAGPLYGMFFAFMCLFPLSIVISFLLFVDRFEPEPWWTKIAAFLWGGGVAIFFAGMSNDLAKLVFSAATDNPAAGEVFAVVVGAPLGEEFLKALGVIAIVLLRRNNISSPLDGLLYGGLSAAGFLVVEDFGYFVDAAVDGTFWTTFFVRVFMGVFGHVMYTSLTGWAIGWAVTRTKSIGLGCGAITLGYLLGVTLHGVWNGSGYIVSSEEAWYLLYACLQIPLFIGWLCFVGFAMKRERRDAAAGLMPYVQQGWIIPSEVQMVCDPASRRTALNWAARGGPASKKAMKQFIYALATLGLDQVVMNVRGPEPKRLEATREATKEATEQRAIFMRLTGARVV; the protein is encoded by the coding sequence GTGACCTACAATCCCCAGTTCCCCGGTCCGGCTCCCACGGGGCGCGCGATTCCCCCGCAGGGCAACGCAGGAGCCAACACTGTGCCCGCCCCCGGGGCAGGCCAAGTCCCGCAGCCGATGGCGGGCGCGACCCCTCCTGCTTCGGGCTCCAGGGCGCCTCAGGTTCCGGTTCCGGCCCCGAGCGCGTCGGCTCAGTCCATGTCCCGCTACGGTGGCCAGGCCGTGCCCGCCCCGATGCAGGGCCAGGTCCCGCAACCGACGCAGGGCACGACGCCTCCCGCGCGCGTTCCCATGGGACAGCAGGCGTCGCCCCAGTTTGGACAGGGCGCGCCCACCCGGGCCTCGGCGCAGTTCGGAGCCCCGAGCGCGCCCGACCAGGCGCCCCGCGCCGCGGGCAACCCCTTCGCGCCCCCGGGACAGTCCGCGTCTGAGCCTGGCACCCCCCAGGCCTCGTCGGCTTCCCGCGCATCTGCGCCGGGCGCCCCTGCACCCGGTCAGTTCACCCCCGGATTCCGCTCCTTCGTGCGCTCGGGTCCCTCCATGCCCGGCCCCGGCACGGCCCAATATCCGCAGGCCGCACCGCAGGCAGCCCAGGTGTGGGTCATGCCCGAGCCTGAGAGGAAGCCTCTCCCCGTCTTCGAAGGGGTCACCATCGGCGCGGGCGCCGCGATGATGCTTCTCGGCATCTTAGGAGCGATTCTTGTCGCTGGGCCTTTGTACGGCATGTTCTTCGCGTTCATGTGCCTCTTTCCGCTGTCGATCGTCATCTCCTTCCTGCTCTTCGTGGACCGCTTCGAGCCCGAGCCCTGGTGGACGAAGATCGCCGCATTCCTGTGGGGCGGGGGCGTCGCCATTTTCTTCGCTGGAATGTCCAACGACCTCGCGAAGCTTGTTTTTTCCGCAGCAACGGATAACCCCGCGGCCGGCGAGGTCTTCGCGGTCGTCGTCGGGGCCCCCCTAGGCGAGGAATTCCTCAAGGCGCTCGGCGTCATCGCCATCGTTCTCCTGCGCCGAAACAACATCTCATCCCCCCTCGATGGCCTGCTCTACGGTGGCCTGTCCGCTGCCGGCTTCCTCGTCGTCGAAGACTTCGGGTACTTCGTGGACGCGGCGGTCGACGGTACCTTCTGGACCACCTTCTTCGTGCGCGTCTTCATGGGCGTGTTCGGTCACGTCATGTACACGTCCCTGACGGGCTGGGCGATCGGCTGGGCCGTCACCCGGACGAAGTCGATCGGTCTCGGATGCGGCGCGATCACGCTCGGATACCTCCTGGGCGTCACCCTCCACGGCGTGTGGAACGGCTCCGGCTACATCGTCTCCTCAGAGGAGGCCTGGTACCTCCTGTACGCCTGCCTGCAGATCCCCCTCTTCATCGGCTGGCTGTGCTTCGTCGGCTTCGCCATGAAGCGCGAGCGCCGAGACGCCGCCGCGGGCCTCATGCCCTACGTCCAACAGGGCTGGATCATCCCCAGCGAGGTCCAGATGGTGTGCGATCCCGCCTCGCGTCGCACCGCCCTGAACTGGGCAGCGCGCGGTGGCCCTGCCTCGAAGAAGGCGATGAAGCAGTTCATCTACGCGCTGGCCACCCTCGGCCTCGACCAGGTCGTCATGAACGTGCGGGGCCCCGAACCCAAGCGCCTGGAGGCCACGCGCGAGGCCACGAAGGAAGCAACCGAGCAGCGCGCCATCTTCATGCGACTCACGGGTGCACGTGTTGTCTGA
- a CDS encoding ABC transporter ATP-binding protein, with protein MTYVLNLSHVSLQRGDTQVLSDVSWSTRPRQHWVIVGPNGAGKTTLARVASGRITPDSGEVTVSETDLAHADPADVATRVGLASAAVAAKIVPTQSVLDTVRSAAWGVAVAHDEEYEEVDDERANALMEIFGVAHLAQREFATLSEGEAQRVLLARALMTDPEVLVLDEPTSGLDLGARELLIGALSEIMKGSKSPQIILVTHQIEEIPDGATHCAIMSHGTIAHQGPIEDVLTGVNLSEVYGMPLLAGRTDGRWWARGVTE; from the coding sequence ATGACTTACGTCCTGAATCTTTCTCACGTGTCCCTCCAGCGAGGAGACACGCAGGTCCTGTCCGACGTCTCGTGGTCGACGCGTCCGCGCCAGCACTGGGTCATCGTCGGTCCCAACGGCGCGGGTAAGACGACGCTGGCGCGCGTCGCCTCGGGCCGCATCACTCCCGATAGCGGCGAGGTGACGGTGTCGGAGACGGATCTCGCCCACGCGGATCCGGCCGATGTCGCGACGCGCGTCGGGCTGGCCTCGGCTGCCGTGGCGGCGAAGATCGTCCCCACGCAGTCGGTGTTGGACACCGTGCGCAGCGCCGCCTGGGGCGTCGCTGTCGCTCACGACGAGGAATACGAAGAGGTCGACGATGAGCGCGCGAACGCGCTCATGGAGATCTTCGGTGTCGCCCACCTGGCTCAGCGCGAATTCGCCACCCTGTCCGAGGGCGAGGCGCAGCGCGTCCTTCTGGCGCGCGCGCTCATGACCGACCCCGAGGTGCTCGTCCTCGACGAACCCACCTCCGGCCTCGACCTGGGGGCGCGCGAGCTCCTCATCGGAGCGCTCTCCGAGATCATGAAGGGCTCGAAGTCTCCTCAGATCATCCTGGTGACCCACCAGATCGAAGAGATTCCCGACGGCGCGACCCACTGCGCGATCATGTCGCACGGGACCATCGCCCATCAGGGGCCCATCGAGGACGTGCTGACGGGCGTCAACCTGTCCGAGGTCTACGGCATGCCCCTGCTCGCCGGGCGCACGGACGGGCGCTGGTGGGCGCGCGGCGTCACCGAATAG
- a CDS encoding PrsW family intramembrane metalloprotease produces the protein MTHTHPARRSTTALTVSSIVLIILSIPALAYEVRGAIDGATNSTAALAVGASCVSALVGLVFLAWLARFTPSILSWIAAFTWGTGGALIIAGIGNGVTDAAIETSISGAQTADVVTSVVTGPLIEETAKVIGALILILAARKVLQRPAQGAVLGGLVGLGFAWGEDIGYYVSALDDGMGGLWESFLARALLGAFGHAIFTGVFGFALCWAILRAKSVFVGIAAGLGGFAGALLLHAQANGVGFLAPEDSWNLTYGAIEVPILAVSVALLVWGMRRRRATLEA, from the coding sequence GTGACTCACACACACCCTGCCCGTCGATCAACGACGGCACTCACCGTGAGCTCGATCGTATTGATCATCCTGAGCATCCCGGCACTTGCCTACGAAGTGCGTGGCGCGATCGACGGTGCCACCAACTCAACGGCGGCACTCGCCGTGGGCGCCTCGTGCGTGAGCGCCCTTGTCGGTCTCGTTTTCTTGGCGTGGTTGGCGCGATTCACCCCGTCGATCCTCTCGTGGATCGCCGCCTTCACGTGGGGCACCGGTGGTGCGCTCATCATCGCGGGCATCGGAAATGGCGTGACCGATGCGGCCATCGAGACGAGCATCTCAGGTGCCCAGACGGCCGATGTCGTGACGTCGGTTGTGACAGGACCACTTATCGAGGAGACCGCGAAGGTGATCGGCGCGCTCATCCTCATCCTTGCAGCTCGCAAGGTGTTGCAGCGCCCCGCCCAGGGCGCGGTCCTGGGCGGCCTCGTGGGACTCGGCTTCGCGTGGGGCGAGGACATCGGCTACTACGTGAGCGCCCTCGACGATGGCATGGGCGGCCTGTGGGAATCGTTCCTGGCTCGCGCCCTCCTCGGTGCCTTCGGGCACGCCATCTTCACGGGCGTCTTCGGATTCGCGCTGTGCTGGGCGATCCTGCGCGCGAAGAGTGTCTTCGTCGGGATCGCCGCGGGCCTCGGCGGTTTCGCGGGAGCCTTGCTCCTGCACGCGCAGGCCAACGGCGTCGGCTTCCTGGCGCCCGAGGACTCCTGGAACCTCACCTACGGAGCGATCGAGGTTCCGATTCTCGCTGTCAGTGTCGCGCTCCTCGTGTGGGGGATGCGCCGCCGCCGGGCTACCCTGGAGGCATGA
- a CDS encoding glucose-1-phosphate adenylyltransferase: protein MAKNHVLAIVLAGGEGKRLMPLTADRAKPAVPFGGHFRLIDFALSNIVNSGYLKIVVLTQYKSHSLDRHVTKTWYTSPLLGNFIAPVPAQQRRGPHWYLGSADAIYQSLNIVDDEAPEYIVIIGADNIYRMDFSQMVDHHIKSGLPATVAGIRQPIELAPALGVIDGEGGVVKNFLEKPQHAEGLPDDPTKVLASMGNYVFTTKDLVNALREDANNPDSKHDMGGNIIPWFVERGECGVYDFQDNDVPGSTDRDRDYWRDVGTLDAYYEANMDLISVHPVFNLYNREWPTMTMIDGSLPPAKFVYGDQDRLGHAIDSFVSPGVIVSGGEVVRSVLSPNTYVHSWAKIEDSVVMHGCRIGRSARVVKTILDKNVVVEEGAEVGVNHEYDIERGFTVTESGITVVPKGTVVTK, encoded by the coding sequence ATGGCAAAGAACCACGTTCTAGCGATTGTTCTTGCGGGCGGTGAAGGTAAGCGTCTGATGCCGCTGACGGCGGATCGCGCGAAGCCTGCCGTTCCGTTTGGAGGTCATTTCCGTCTGATCGATTTCGCTCTGTCGAATATCGTGAACTCCGGATACCTCAAGATCGTCGTGCTGACCCAGTACAAGTCTCACTCGCTTGACCGCCACGTGACGAAGACTTGGTACACTTCTCCCCTGCTCGGCAACTTCATTGCGCCTGTTCCGGCTCAGCAGCGTCGCGGGCCGCACTGGTACCTGGGCAGCGCGGACGCGATCTACCAGTCTCTCAACATCGTCGACGACGAGGCGCCCGAGTACATCGTCATCATCGGTGCGGACAACATCTACCGCATGGACTTCTCGCAGATGGTCGACCACCACATCAAGTCGGGCCTGCCGGCCACGGTCGCCGGTATCCGTCAGCCGATCGAGCTCGCCCCCGCCCTGGGTGTCATCGACGGCGAGGGCGGCGTCGTGAAGAACTTCCTGGAGAAGCCTCAGCACGCAGAGGGCCTGCCGGACGATCCCACCAAGGTCCTGGCGTCGATGGGCAACTACGTCTTCACCACGAAGGACCTGGTCAACGCTCTGCGTGAGGACGCCAACAACCCCGATTCGAAGCACGACATGGGTGGCAACATCATCCCGTGGTTCGTCGAGCGCGGCGAGTGCGGCGTCTACGACTTCCAGGACAACGACGTGCCGGGTTCGACCGACCGCGACCGCGATTACTGGCGCGACGTTGGTACGCTGGACGCCTACTACGAGGCGAACATGGACCTTATCTCGGTGCACCCGGTGTTCAACCTGTACAACCGTGAGTGGCCGACGATGACGATGATCGATGGCTCGCTGCCGCCCGCCAAGTTCGTCTATGGCGACCAGGATCGTCTGGGTCACGCGATCGACTCGTTCGTCTCCCCCGGCGTGATTGTCTCCGGCGGTGAGGTCGTGCGCTCGGTCCTGTCCCCGAATACCTACGTCCATTCGTGGGCGAAGATCGAGGATTCGGTCGTTATGCACGGCTGTCGCATCGGCCGCTCGGCCCGGGTCGTGAAGACGATTCTGGATAAGAACGTCGTCGTTGAGGAAGGCGCCGAGGTCGGCGTCAATCACGAGTACGATATCGAGCGCGGCTTCACGGTTACCGAGTCGGGCATCACGGTCGTTCCCAAGGGCACGGTCGTCACCAAGTGA
- the glgA gene encoding glycogen synthase, whose protein sequence is MRVDLLTREYPPHVYGGAGVHVLELAKVLRGLVDDLRVQAFDGPREPGTDGADPGVTGHSDLPQLEGANAALRTLGVDLEIAAACEGSDLVHSHTWYANFAGHVASLLGDIPHVISAHSLEPLRPWKAEQLGGGYRLSSYVEKTAYEAASAIVAVSNGMREDILRCYPSIDPERVHVIHNGIDLNKWHAPTGEAGDELRERVLAEHGIDPTRRTVVFVGRITRQKGLPYFLRAARLLPDDVQLVLCAGAPDTPEIAAEVEGLVADLRATRSGVVLISEMLPQPEVAAILSAAQVFITPSVYEPLGIVNLEAMALGLPVVGTATGGIPDVIVDGETGYLVPIEQMQDGTGTPLDPETFQHDMADRLIRVLDDPELGRRMGEAGLVRAREHFSWEAIGVKTADLYRSLV, encoded by the coding sequence ATGCGCGTTGATCTGCTCACCCGCGAATACCCGCCCCACGTCTACGGCGGAGCCGGTGTCCATGTTCTCGAGTTGGCCAAGGTGCTGCGCGGCCTCGTCGATGACCTGCGAGTGCAGGCCTTCGATGGCCCCCGCGAGCCCGGAACTGACGGAGCCGATCCGGGGGTGACCGGTCACTCGGACCTGCCCCAGCTTGAGGGGGCGAACGCAGCGCTGCGTACCCTCGGTGTCGACCTCGAGATTGCCGCCGCGTGTGAGGGCTCGGACCTGGTGCACTCGCACACCTGGTACGCCAACTTCGCGGGCCACGTGGCCTCGCTCCTTGGCGACATCCCCCACGTCATCTCCGCCCACTCGCTGGAGCCGCTGCGCCCGTGGAAGGCCGAGCAGCTCGGCGGCGGCTACCGCCTGTCCTCCTACGTGGAGAAGACTGCCTACGAGGCCGCCAGTGCCATCGTCGCCGTCTCCAACGGCATGCGAGAGGACATCCTGCGCTGCTACCCGAGCATCGACCCCGAGCGCGTCCACGTGATCCACAACGGCATCGACCTGAACAAGTGGCACGCGCCGACGGGCGAGGCCGGGGATGAGCTGCGCGAGCGCGTCCTGGCGGAGCACGGCATCGATCCGACGCGTCGGACGGTGGTCTTCGTCGGCCGCATCACCCGACAGAAGGGCCTGCCCTACTTCCTGCGCGCTGCCCGCCTGCTGCCCGACGACGTCCAGCTGGTCCTGTGCGCGGGCGCCCCGGACACCCCCGAGATTGCCGCCGAGGTCGAGGGCCTCGTCGCCGACCTGCGCGCGACCCGCTCCGGCGTCGTGCTCATCTCCGAGATGCTCCCGCAGCCAGAGGTCGCCGCGATCCTCTCCGCCGCCCAGGTCTTTATCACCCCTTCGGTCTACGAGCCCCTCGGCATCGTCAACCTGGAGGCGATGGCGCTCGGCCTTCCCGTCGTCGGCACGGCGACCGGCGGCATCCCCGACGTGATTGTCGACGGCGAGACGGGCTACCTCGTGCCGATCGAGCAGATGCAGGACGGCACGGGAACCCCGCTGGACCCCGAGACCTTCCAGCACGACATGGCGGATCGCCTTATTCGTGTCCTGGACGACCCGGAGCTGGGTCGTCGCATGGGCGAGGCCGGCCTCGTGCGTGCGCGCGAGCACTTCTCGTGGGAAGCCATCGGCGTGAAGACCGCCGACCTGTACCGCTCGCTCGTCTAG